The window TGGTTTTATTAAGCCCCTGAGATGCCATAGCGAAAAACAGATTATCTATATTAATTCGCTATGGTACCTAAATGTCACTTGAGTTTGAATTGAGGTTGAGCCGACGCCAGCTCAACCCTTCATCAAATCACTCTACCCAACGACCTTTTTCCCAAGCCCAGTCATTACCGCGCCAGTGCCAATGACCTGGTACCCAATAATGACGAGGGCTAGGTGCTGCATACATTTGTTCTACGATCAAAGCTGGCATAGGACGAACCGCACCTTGGTACCAATGGCCACGTTGCCATACCCATGCATTGCCATGCCAGGCCCAATGTCCTTGTACCCATGCATAACCAGGACCTGGCTGCACATCGATCACTTCGGTAATCGGCGCTGGCATTTGCCTGACGATGACTTGTGGTGGTTGTTCTCTGACGACAACACGTTCTCTGACGGTGGTGGCACAACCAGCCAATGAAACTACGGCCAGCGCGAATAAAATTTTATTCAGTTTGTTATTCATTTTTTGTCCTTGCTCCTTATTTCTTAATTCAATTATCAACTCGGCTATTTCAATCATCGTGCAATCATCTTGATTTGAACATAAGTGAATTTTGCCTCACTGATGAGCTTCTTGCAAAATACCCAAACCAGTAAAGTCGAGCATGGGTGTGGCCACTGTTGCGATTGGTTTTCTTGTTTGAAGCGGTACATGTGACATGAATTTGTGCCGGATTATCGTTTTATGGCGTGTCAATCCCTATGTGACCATCACTGCCCCTATGAACGTTGGGAAACGTTGTTTTTTTCGACTCTTTAAAAGCAAAGCTGTTACGTAAATAAACGCATCAACTGATCTGCGGTCAATACCAATAAACCAAACATCAAATGCGACATCACTTTTTCGCTACCACGCACCCGTACTGTCGTGCCACCAAATTCGTCTTTCAGCCTGCCATTGGTACGTTCAGCTTGCGTGCGTTCTTTATAACGCTGTTGTTCATGCGGGGCGAACGGTTTCTTCTCCCCGCCGCGTGCGTTGTGATCAATTAATGGCACGTGGCCAAGACTTTTGCTGTGTGCCCTTAACTCTTCACTGCAATACGCTGCATCCATCAAATCGTACAAATTCGTTACTCGTGCGGCCGTCATCGTTGCTAACGGCACCGCCGTTTGACTATCGTGCACCGAGGCGCTGGTCAATAGCGCACTGATGGCAACGCCGCAGTCAGCGGTGTCGATATGCAGCTTGTAGCCGTTCCAACTCACTTTATAACCTTGCGCATTGCATTTAGTGCCGCGGTCACACTCTTTGGGTAAAGCATTGACGATGCTCGGTAAAGTTTGCGTCAACTGCCAGCCTATCTTGGTCACTTTCTCTTCCTTTGGCGGCCTTATCTCGCCTTTCTTTGGCCGTCCACGGCGCTGCTTTTGGGCCTTTTCTACGGAAACAACTTTCATGTGTTTCTTCGGCTTCTCGCGCGCCGCAATCGCCGTGCCGTCACGGCTGATGTGTCCAATGAGGCTGTCGCCTAAATAACTCTTGATCAGCGCTTCGTGCACTTTCTCCGCTAATTTGGCTTGGGCAAATTCGCCAAAGGCGCGCGAAAAAGTGGCTTCATTCGGAACTTCTTTCCACATCTCAAAGCCGCACAGCCGTTTTAAACTGCGATCCATCGTCAATCGTTCTATTAAGGCCGCTGTTGTATTGAGCCCCAACACAGCTTTGGCGATGAAGGCGCTGGCCAATGCACCACGGTCATGCGGTTTGCGTCCTATCCCTTGCCATTGGTCCGACACAAATTCTTCGATGCGCACCCAGTCTAGTACATGAATCAATTTTTCCAGCTTCGGCGTCAGTGACCCGCATTGCTGTTTTATCTCCGGTAGCAAATCGTGTTGCAGTAAATTCCAGCGTTGCATTATCAGCAGGCGTTGTGTAGGATTCATAGCGGAGCGCAGATGGTTGTTTAGTCACTTTCATCTTGCCAGAAATGGCCGCTCCTTTCTCATCTATTTTGCGCTTCTCGCAATAAAATTACTCTCCGGTGTTTCGTTTTGCAAGAACCTCTGATTACTCAAAGTTATTGAGCCCAAACTGTATTACATTCAAATTGTTTCTGAAGTAAGCAATTGTTTCTTTGATGTCAGCGATATGCCAGAAGGGCTTACACAAAAAAGCCCCATTTGTGTTCCAACGCCGGTTCTTGGTAAATTAGTTACTAAATGCTGTCATCGTCGCTAAAGCTTGCTCGGGCAATTTGCGTTAGTGATGTAAACATTAAAAACCTGTTATCTTTGGTTGCGATTTGTTTATAAGTTTCTGCGTTCCCGCCCTCAAACTCACCTCTTAAAATCATGACCACTAAAACTGCCTTAGTCGCTGCAACTCTGTTCAGTTCTGCTACCGCACTTACAGTTAATTCTGCATTAGCCGCGCCAGCTGGCTTGTCTGGCTACGCTCTGCAACAGCAGTTTTCTTTCGGTGCTCCGACTAAATGGGACTATGTCGATATCGATAGCGTGCGACATCGGCTGTACCTTAGTCGTGGTGATCATGTGCAGGTGCTTGATCTGCCC of the Undibacterium sp. 5I1 genome contains:
- a CDS encoding YXWGXW repeat-containing protein → MNNKLNKILFALAVVSLAGCATTVRERVVVREQPPQVIVRQMPAPITEVIDVQPGPGYAWVQGHWAWHGNAWVWQRGHWYQGAVRPMPALIVEQMYAAPSPRHYWVPGHWHWRGNDWAWEKGRWVE
- a CDS encoding transposase, whose amino-acid sequence is MNPTQRLLIMQRWNLLQHDLLPEIKQQCGSLTPKLEKLIHVLDWVRIEEFVSDQWQGIGRKPHDRGALASAFIAKAVLGLNTTAALIERLTMDRSLKRLCGFEMWKEVPNEATFSRAFGEFAQAKLAEKVHEALIKSYLGDSLIGHISRDGTAIAAREKPKKHMKVVSVEKAQKQRRGRPKKGEIRPPKEEKVTKIGWQLTQTLPSIVNALPKECDRGTKCNAQGYKVSWNGYKLHIDTADCGVAISALLTSASVHDSQTAVPLATMTAARVTNLYDLMDAAYCSEELRAHSKSLGHVPLIDHNARGGEKKPFAPHEQQRYKERTQAERTNGRLKDEFGGTTVRVRGSEKVMSHLMFGLLVLTADQLMRLFT